From a single Phacochoerus africanus isolate WHEZ1 chromosome 11, ROS_Pafr_v1, whole genome shotgun sequence genomic region:
- the TRIM68 gene encoding E3 ubiquitin-protein ligase TRIM68 encodes MDPAALMEAVVEEVACPICMTFLKEPVSIDCGHSFCHSCLSGLWEVPGEAPNWGYSCPLCRAPVQPRNLRPNWQLANVAEKIRRLGLHPGMGLKGDVCEPHGQQLRMFCQEDGLLMCEACSQAPEHEAHRVLPMEDVAWDYKWKLHEALEHLRKEHEEAWKLEVGERKRTANWKIQVETRKQSIMWEFEKYRRLLKKKQPPGRRLEVEAAAALASLEQEEGETARKLELNHDALIQQSRVLWRMIAELEDRSQRPVRWMLQGIQDVLNRSQSWRLQRPEPVSLELKTDCRVPGLREILKTFAADVRLDPDTAYSRLIVSEDRKCVRYGDTKQKLPDNPERFYRYNIVLGSQCISSGRHYWEVEVGDRSEWGLGVCRESVDRKEVVYLSPHYGFWVIRLRKGSEYRAGTDEYPLLSLPVPPRRVGVFLDYEAHDISFYNVTDNGAHIFTFPHYPFPGRLLPYFSPCYSIGANNTAPLTICSLDGED; translated from the exons ATGGATCCCGCAGCTTTGATGGAAGCCGTTGTGGAAGAAGTGGCCTGTCCCATCTGCATGACCTTCCTGAAGGAGCCCGTGAGCATCGACTGTGGCCACAGCTTCTGCCACAGCTGTCTCTCCGGCCTCTGGGAGGTGCCAGGGGAAGCCCCCAACTGGGGTTACTCCTGTCCCCTCTGCCGGGCCCCTGTCCAGCCAAGGAACCTGCGGCCTAATTGGCAGCTGGCCAACGTCGCAGAGAAGATCCGTCGGCTAGGGCTGCACCCCGGAATGGGGCTGAAGGGCGACGTGTGTGAGCCCCACGGGCAGCAGCTGAGGATGTTCTGCCAAGAGGATGGCCTGCTCATGTGCGAGGCCTGCAGCCAGGCCCCCGAGCACGAGGCCCACCGGGTCCTGCCCATGGAGGATGTCGCCTGGGATTATAAG TGGAAACTGCACGAGGCTCTGGAGCATCTGAGGAAAGAGCACGAAGAGGCCTGGAAGCTGGAAGTGGGTGAGAGGAAGCGAACTGCCAACTGGAAG ATACAGGTGGAAACCCGAAAGCAGAGCATCATGTGGGAGTTTGAGAAATACCGGCGGTTACTAAAGAAAAAGCAGCCACCAGGTCGGCGGCTGGAGGTCGAGGCGGCCGCAGCTCTGGCCAgcctggagcaggaggaaggggagacgGCGCGCAAACTGGAGTTGAATCACGACGCGCTCATCCAGCAGAGCCGGGTCCTGTGGCGGATGATCGCGGAGCTGGAGGACAGGTCTCAGAGGCCCGTCCGCTGGATGCTGCAG GGCATCCAGGACGTCTTAAACAG GAGCCAGTCCTGGAGGCTGCAGCGACCGGAACCCGTCTCGCTGGAGCTGAAGACAGACTGCCGAGTGCCGGGGCTGCGAGAGATCCTGAAGACGTTTGCAG CGGACGTGCGCCTGGATCCAGACACGGCTTATTCTCGCCTCATCGTGTCTGAGGACAGAAAATGCGTGCGCTACGGAGACACCAAGCAGAAACTGCCCGACAATCCCGAGCGGTTTTACCGCTACAACATCGTGCTGGGCAGCCAGTGCATCTCCTCGGGCCGGCACTactgggaggtggaggtgggagacAGGTCCGAGTGGGGCCTGGGGGTGTGCAGGGAGAGCGTAGACCGGAAGGAGGTGGTCTACTTGTCCCCACACTACGGCTTCTGGGTGATCAGGCTGCGGAAGGGCAGTGAGTACCGGGCGGGCACCGACGAGTACCCGCTCCTGTCGCTGCCCGTGCCGCCCCGCCGGGTGGGGGTCTTCCTGGATTACGAGGCCCACGACATCTCCTTCTACAACGTGACCGACAACGGCGCCCACATTTTCACTTTCCCCCACTACCCCTTCCCTGGGCGCCTCCTGCCCTATTTCAGTCCTTGCTACAGCATAGGGGCCAACAACACCGCTCCCCTGACCATCTGCTCCCTGGACGGGGAGGACTAG
- the LOC125111356 gene encoding olfactory receptor 52I1-like: MLGPSYNHAMETPATFILVGVPGLPSSHLWLAISLSIMYVTALLGNSLIVTVIWMDSALQEPMYHFLWALAAVDMAMASSVVPTMVSIFSSGHSSISFTACFTQMYFVHAATAMETGLLLAMAFDRYVAVCKPLHYKRILTPRVLWGMSVTVAVRAITFTTPLSWMLSQLPFCGSNVVLHSYCEHMAVARLACADPRPTCLYSLIGSSIIVGSDVAFIAASYILILQAVFRLSSKNAQLKALGTCGSHVGVMALYYLPGMASIHVAWLGTHAVPLHTQVLLADLYLIIPPTLNPIIYGLKTNQLRKRTWSLLMRCLLERSKLGL; this comes from the coding sequence ATGCTGGGCCCATCCTACAACCATGCAATGGAAACACCTGCAACCTTCATCCTGGTGGGTGTCCCAGGTTTGCCATCTTCACATCTCTGGCTGGCTATCTCACTGAGTATCATGTATGTCACAGCCCTGTTAGGAAACAGCCTCATAGTGACCGTGATCTGGATGGACTCCGCTCTGCAAGAGCCCATGTACCACTTCCTATGGGCGCTGGCTGCCGTGGACATGGCTATGGCTTCCTCTGTGGTGCCCACGATGGTGAGCATCTTCTCCTCCGGGCACAGCTCCATCAGCTTTACTGCCTGCTTCACTCAGATGTACTTTGTCCATGCAGCCACAGCTATGGAGACAGGACTGCTCCTGGCCATGGCTTTCGACCGCTATGTGGCCGTCTGTAAGCCCCTACACTACAAGAGAATTCTCACACCTCGCGTGCTGTGGGGGATGAGCGTGACCGTTGCCGTCAGAGCCATCACATTCACGACACCACTGAGTTGGATGCTGAGTCAGCTCCCTTTCTGTGGCTCCAACGTTGTTCTCCATTCCTACTGTGAGCACATGGCCGTGGCCAGGTTGGCGTGCGCTGACCCCAGGCCCACTTGTCTCTACAGCCTGATTGGTTCCTCCATTATTGTGGGTTCTGATGTGGCCTTCATTGCTGCCTCCTATATCCTGATTCTTCAGGCCGTATTCCGGCTCTCCTCAAAGAATGCTCAGCTGAAAGCATTAGGCACCTGTGGCTCCCACGTGGGGGTCATGGCTCTGTACTACCTACCTGGGATGGCATCCATCCACGTGGCCTGGCTAGGGACGCACGCGGTGCCTTTGCACACTCAAGTTCTGTTAGCAGACTTGTACCTGATCATCCCACCCACCTTAAACCCCATCATCTACGGCCTGAAGACCAATCAACTGCGGAAGCGAACGTGGAGCTTGCTGATGCGCTGCCTACTGGAGCGCTCCAAGCTGGGCTTATGA